The following are from one region of the Halictus rubicundus isolate RS-2024b chromosome 15, iyHalRubi1_principal, whole genome shotgun sequence genome:
- the LOC143361296 gene encoding 4'-phosphopantetheine phosphatase, producing the protein METAENEENRNHPKSIKLPATVEVFANLKNAQKFAIDIGLSLTKIAYYSTVSYRKALYEDVGLGNTGERAYKVYEGNRLHFVKFETQYIENCLDFVKENLVNVERFHGKSIKVTGGGAYKYTPLLQEKLGLIVDKEDEIACLIKGSNFLLKNIPCEAFEFERHGSPEYKFQKADPNIFPYMLVNIGSGVSIMKVESDKVFERVGGTATGGGTFWGLGSLLTKRKGFDELLQLAERGDHRNVDMLVKDIYGGDYSSQGLSGELIASSFGKATSCNNNDARLKFSEADLVRSLLFTISNDIGQIASLYATVHKMDKIYFGGYFLRNHPLSMHTISYSIKYWSHGKVKPLFLRHEGYLGAIGAFLYGAEQSDEHSWLENYAGSSGFKDSILTNLGITVDQLEIDQAENAVTFCPFLKDPATYNPDTTDLAEDKEARDYWLQCFEESVDKFVARAIHSQPHSPTAKDRATKLKEKYVNRLHYLHSQPFAYGTLTVRVLLDTIEHCMKEFDFPDPYLHQKKKENEEALKHLKERLAVLDKLEGAEMTKALILGVLSGNMFDWGAKAVATLMETTDFGFAEAEAKIPGRPWLRDDLDDWIERLQVGPPHKCAAIFVDNSGVDIVLGILPFARDLLKRNTKVILCANSMPALNDVTYPELVVTLRDAAKICKVIRHALKENRLIPMETAQAGPCLDLSRLNLDLCLAMVKHNVDLIVIEGMGRTLHTNLYAKLTCECLKLAVIKNRWLALRLGGDMYSVICKYERPPTKTTIYDIDMVEKCPSECIDTTVPVCTCEGDAQPRKMD; encoded by the exons ATGGAAACGGCAGAAAATGAAGAAAACCGGAATCACCCTAAGTCTATAAAATTGCCAGCCACAGTTGAGGTATTCGCAAATTTGAAAAATGCTCAAAAATTCGCTATCGACATCG GCTTATCACTGACGAAAATAGCTTATTATTCAACAGTTAGCTATCGTAAAGCACTTTACGAGGATGTAGGTTTAGGGAATACTGGAGAACGAGCGTACAAAGTATACGAAGGAAACAGACTCCACTTCGTTAAGTTTGAAACTCAATACATTGAGAACTGTTTAgactttgtgaaagaaaattTAGTGAATGTTGAAAGGTTCCATGGGAAAAGCATTAAAGTAACTGGTGGAGGGGCGTATAAATATACTCCTTTATTGCAAGAAAAACTAGGCTTGAT CGTTGATAAGGAAGATGAAATAGCATGCCTGATAAAAGGCAGTAATTTTTTACTTAAAAACATACCATGCGAAGCATTCGAATTCGAAAGGCATGGATCTCCTGAATATAAATTTCAAAAGGCTGATCCCAACATATTTCCGTATATGTTGGTTAATATTGGAAGTGGTGTCAGTATTATGAAA GTGGAGTCTGATAAAGTATTCGAAAGGGTTGGCGGCACAGCTACTGGAGGAGGAACTTTCTGGGGTCTTGGTTCATTATTGACTAAGAGAAAG GGCTTTGATGAATTGCTGCAACTTGCAGAACGAGGAGATCATCGTAACGTTGATATGTTAGTGAAAGATATTTATGGAGGTGATTATTCTTCTCAAGGTTTGTCTGGGGAGCTTATTGCATCTTCCTTTGGCAAAGCAACGTCTTGCAATAATAATGATG CACGATTGAAATTTTCCGAAGCAGATCTTGTCAGAAGTCTTTTATTCACGATAAGTAACGATATTGGACAAATAGCTAGTTTGTACGCAACTGTGCATAAAATGGACAAGATTTACTTTGGAGGCTACTTTCTGCGTAATCACCCTCTATCGATGCATACTATTTCATATTCCATCAAATACTGGTCACAT GGGAAAGTAAAACCGCTGTTTTTGCGCCACGAGGGCTATCTCGGTGCGATCGGGGCATTTTTATACGGCGCTGAACAGTCGGATGAACATAGCTGGTTAGAAAATTATGCAGGTTCTTCAGGATTCAAGGACTCAATATTGACCAATCTTGGAATCACGGTTGATCAATTGGAGATCGACCAAGCAGAAAATGCTGTCACgttttgtccatttttaaaaGATCCTGCAACTTACAATCCTGATACAACGGATCTTGCAGAAGACAAAGAAGCCAG AGATTACTGGCTCCAGTGCTTTGAGGAATCAGTGGACAAATTTGTGGCAAGAGCTATTCACAGTCAACCTCATAGCCCGACCGCGAAAGATAGAGCAACAAAACTTAAGGAGAAATATGTTAATAGACTGCATTATCTACACTCGCAACCATT TGCATATGGAACGCTCACTGTAAGAGTATTATTGGATACTATTGAACACTGTATGAAGGAATTCGACTTCCCTGATCCCTATTTGCAT caaaagaagaaagaaaacgaagaagCTTTGAAGCATTTGAAAGAACGGTTAGCTGTTCTGGATAAGTTAGAGGGAGCGGAAATGACAAAAGCTTTAATATTAGGCGTCCTGAGCGGTAATATGTTTGATTGGGGTGCAAAAGCTGTTGCTACTTTGATGGAAACAACAGATTTTGGTTTCGCCGAGGCCGAAGCAAAAATACCAG GTAGGCCTTGGTTGCGAGACGATCTGGACGATTGGATAGAAAGATTGCAAGTAGGGCCACCTCATAAATGCGCAGCCATTTTTGTTGATAACAGCGGAGTCGACATAGTGTTAGGAATTTTACCGTTTGCGCGGGACTTGTTAAAACGAAACACAAAA GTTATACTGTGCGCTAATTCAATGCCAGCGTTGAACGATGTAACATATCCAGAACTGGTTGTGACGTTGCGAGATGCAGCAAAAATATGTAAAGTGATTCGACACGCTCTGAAAGAGAACCGATTGATCCCCATGGAAACAGCTCAGGCAGGACCTTGTCTTGATTTGAG ccGCCTGAATCTAGATCTGTGTTTAGCGATGGTTAAGCATAACGTTGATCTTATTGTGATCGAGGGAATGGGCAGAACACTCCACACCAATCTTTACGCAAAACTGACTTGCGAGTGTTTGAAGCTAGCAGTTATTAAGAATCGGTGGCTGGCACTTCGTTTAGGCGGGGATATGTACTCAGTAATATGCAAATACGAGCGACCACCAACGAAAACGACCATTTACGATATTGACATGGTAGAAAAGTGTCCATCGGAGTGCATAGATACAACAGTGCCAGTTTGTACATGCGAGGGCGATgctcaacccagaaaaat GGACTGA